A stretch of Desulfobacter hydrogenophilus DNA encodes these proteins:
- the fliD gene encoding flagellar filament capping protein FliD: MATGTITSLGLGSDLDLQSLLDTQREADETIAGMTLDEIEELQAEEEALSSVQSELLSMKSSALNLSLSSTYLYRSVTSSNDDIATATVLDGTQTGSHNVATSRLASASSYMSDGFASESATVYVPTTQQSSDSYSTVTNTVLEEGETLTISYGNEDDPLTFTITGTAGGMSVEGLLSAINDDATISQYVTASTYEDEDGIHLQIDSATSVTGEDGRVNVEGSDGVTSFTAPKEELSFTVGDGEIFTLSVPAEISLENLAERINEAEDNPGVTATVIYTGTGDNPYQLVLEADDTGEDSRITILNQPNGLGLSESNGEGYAMIGDNAISFETAVTIDDTNNTIAFEEVNEDGEAVSLTADIDAGDYGTPEELAEAVEKALENASKEDGNNSDYRVEIDSDTGLMSISEAGTLESVTLDWENANSTATAILGFTESQTITPMDASLNAMLTVDGITYQRQDNTGINDIIDGVALKLYSTGSSTITVENDTEDIVTELTSLVDTYNTLLTEIDENDDYNEEEESWGTLAQSSTVRTLEQTLQDLITSTVDTNGSITNLLDIGIEISNDGSLTLDEDALNEILSNSYDEVVALLRGTDDEEGLGDILNDSFGSYALSGGYLQDEMDTIEDKVSRLGEDYQEDMERIEKKYERMALEYTELDSYLSEIANIQSYIDTMMSTSDE; this comes from the coding sequence ATGGCAACCGGTACCATCACCTCACTTGGACTTGGGTCTGACCTTGATCTTCAAAGCCTGTTAGACACCCAGCGGGAAGCGGATGAAACCATTGCAGGAATGACGCTGGATGAGATCGAAGAACTGCAGGCTGAAGAGGAAGCTCTGTCTTCAGTTCAAAGTGAGCTTCTGTCCATGAAGTCCAGTGCGTTGAACCTCTCCTTATCTTCCACCTATCTTTACCGAAGCGTAACTTCATCTAACGATGACATAGCAACGGCGACGGTACTTGACGGAACACAGACCGGCAGTCACAACGTTGCCACCTCCCGTCTTGCATCTGCCAGTTCATACATGTCAGATGGGTTTGCATCTGAATCGGCCACCGTCTATGTGCCCACCACCCAGCAATCCAGCGATAGTTACAGCACCGTGACGAATACGGTTCTTGAAGAGGGTGAGACACTGACGATCAGTTACGGGAACGAAGATGATCCGCTAACATTTACCATCACCGGCACCGCAGGGGGCATGAGTGTTGAGGGTCTGCTTTCCGCCATCAATGATGACGCAACCATAAGTCAATATGTAACAGCTAGTACCTACGAAGATGAAGACGGCATACATCTTCAAATTGATTCCGCTACCAGCGTTACAGGAGAAGATGGCCGTGTGAACGTCGAAGGATCGGACGGGGTTACCTCATTCACGGCACCCAAAGAAGAGCTCTCATTCACCGTAGGTGATGGTGAAATTTTTACCCTCTCAGTACCGGCAGAAATCTCCCTTGAAAACTTAGCAGAACGTATTAACGAAGCTGAAGACAATCCCGGCGTAACGGCAACGGTCATTTATACCGGCACAGGAGACAACCCCTATCAGCTGGTTTTGGAAGCCGATGATACCGGAGAAGACAGCAGAATCACCATTTTGAATCAGCCGAATGGCTTAGGTCTAAGCGAATCAAATGGTGAAGGGTACGCCATGATCGGGGATAACGCCATTTCCTTTGAAACGGCCGTAACCATAGATGACACCAATAATACCATTGCTTTTGAAGAGGTGAATGAAGACGGAGAAGCCGTTTCATTAACTGCAGATATTGATGCAGGGGATTACGGAACCCCAGAAGAACTTGCCGAAGCGGTTGAAAAAGCATTGGAAAATGCATCCAAAGAGGATGGAAACAATTCAGATTACCGGGTGGAAATTGACTCTGATACAGGCTTAATGTCAATTTCCGAGGCCGGAACCCTTGAAAGTGTGACCCTTGACTGGGAAAATGCAAACAGTACAGCAACTGCCATCCTGGGATTCACAGAGTCCCAAACTATAACACCAATGGATGCCTCGCTCAATGCCATGCTCACCGTTGACGGCATCACTTACCAGCGCCAGGATAATACAGGAATTAATGACATTATCGATGGCGTGGCCCTGAAACTTTACTCCACGGGTTCATCTACCATTACCGTAGAAAATGACACCGAAGACATTGTAACTGAATTAACGTCCCTTGTTGACACCTACAACACGCTGCTGACTGAAATTGATGAGAATGATGATTACAACGAAGAGGAAGAAAGCTGGGGCACTCTGGCCCAAAGCTCTACCGTTAGAACGCTAGAGCAGACCCTTCAGGATCTGATTACAAGCACTGTGGATACAAATGGATCTATCACCAACCTATTGGACATTGGTATTGAAATTAGTAATGACGGCAGCCTTACCCTGGACGAAGACGCCCTGAATGAAATATTAAGCAACAGTTATGATGAGGTCGTTGCTTTGCTTAGGGGTACGGATGATGAAGAAGGACTGGGGGATATACTCAATGACTCCTTTGGCAGCTATGCCTTGTCCGGTGGATATCTTCAAGATGAAATGGATACCATTGAAGATAAGGTGAGTCGGCTGGGAGAAGATTATCAAGAGGATATGGAACGTATTGAAAAAAAATATGAAAGGATGGCATTAGAATACACGGAACTGGACTCTTATCTTTCAGAAATTGCCAATATACAAAGCTACATTGACACCATGATGTCCACAAGTGATGAATAA